One Tursiops truncatus isolate mTurTru1 chromosome 3, mTurTru1.mat.Y, whole genome shotgun sequence DNA segment encodes these proteins:
- the TGFBR3L gene encoding transforming growth factor-beta receptor type 3-like protein isoform X1 has translation MSAHQCTAPAPCLPKWPPSQGQSRLPACLAQCCLSRSSMLGTAILLLALLPGMTTLPSESAERQEWGQHPPPKRPCCDPRGAPGPRWMSEGFRLQKGRAFDLTQADPPPSVSPFRAAPGPRLRRPLFSLELSDAEDAFPRRAGPLEVPADSRVFVQAALARPSPRWGMALHRCWVTPSSRQTPGPALALLRGGCSADSSVTFPPPRPLPGAARPARFSFRLRPVFNASVQFLHCQLSRCRRLRGARQTPAPLTLSPPSPCLPRDEACAGAGSGRDESLGADSPHLHTLTQPIVVTVPRLPPRPPKGVPGRAVRPEPPAPAPGVLEPAPVVALVLAAFVLGAALAAGLGLVCAHSGTNLRPPGSPPGPQPIPTRPDPWSRRSQPARA, from the exons ATGTCGGCCCATCAGTGCACCGCCCCCGCTCCTTGCCTCCCCAAATGGCCCCCCAGCCAAGGCCAGAGCCGCCTGCCCGCCTGCCTGGCCCAGTGCTGCCTCAGCCGGTCCAGCATGCTGGGCACCGCTATCCTGCTGCTGGCCCTGCTCCCAGGGATGACCACCTTGCCCAGCGAGTCAGCTG AAAGGCAAGAATGGGGCCAGCACCCTCCCCCCAAACGGCCCTGCTGTGACCCCAGAGGAGCCCCTGGTCCTCGGTGGATGAGCGAGGGGTTCAGACTCCAGAAGGGGAGGGCCTTTGACCTCACCCAGGCTGACCCTCCACCATCAG TGTCCCCGTTCCGCGCGGCGCCAGGGCCCAGGCTGCGCCGACCCCTTTTCAGTCTGGAGCTGTCGGACGCGGAGGACGCCTTCCCGCGCCGCGCGGGGCCGTTGGAGGTCCCGGCTGACAGCCGCGTGTTCGTGCAG GCGGCCCTGGCCCGTCCCTCCCCGCGCTGGGGCATGGCCCTGCACCGCTGCTGGGTGACACCATCCTCACGCCAGACCCCGGGCCCCGCCCTGGCGCTGCTGCGCGGGGGCTGTTCCGCTGACTCCTCGGTCACCTTCCCGCCACCGCGGCCGCTCCCAGGTGCCGCTCGCCCCGCGCGCTTCAGCTTCCGCCTGCGCCCGGTCTTCAACGCCTCTGTGCAGTTCCTGCACTGCCAGCTGAGCCGCTGCCGCCGCCTCCGGGGAGCCCGCCAGACGCCTGCGCCTCTGACGCTGTCTCCACCGTCGCCG tgtCTGCCTCGGGATGAGGCGTGCGCGGGCGCCGGCAGTGGCCGCGATGAGAGTCTGGGTGCCGACAGCCCTCACCTGCACACGCTGACGCAGCCCATCGTGGTCACGGTGCCGCGGCTGCCCCCCA GGCCACCCAAGGGCGTCCCCGGCAGAGCCGTGCGACCCGAGCCTCCCGCGCCGGCCCCGGGGGTCCTGGAGCCCGCGCCGGTGGTAGCACTTGTGTTGGCCGCCTTCGTGCTGGGCGCCGCTCTGGCCGCCGGGCTCGGCCTCGTCTGCGCTCACTCAGGTACCAACCTGCGTCCGCCGGGATCTCCGCCTGGCCCCCAGCCTATTCCCACGCGTCCGGACCCCTGGTCGCGG
- the TGFBR3L gene encoding transforming growth factor-beta receptor type 3-like protein isoform X3, with the protein MSAHQCTAPAPCLPKWPPSQGQSRLPACLAQCCLSRSSMLGTAILLLALLPGMTTLPSESAGSLGSPTSSKSQQPVSPFRAAPGPRLRRPLFSLELSDAEDAFPRRAGPLEVPADSRVFVQAALARPSPRWGMALHRCWVTPSSRQTPGPALALLRGGCSADSSVTFPPPRPLPGAARPARFSFRLRPVFNASVQFLHCQLSRCRRLRGARQTPAPLTLSPPSPCLPRDEACAGAGSGRDESLGADSPHLHTLTQPIVVTVPRLPPRPPKGVPGRAVRPEPPAPAPGVLEPAPVVALVLAAFVLGAALAAGLGLVCAHSGTNLRPPGSPPGPQPIPTRPDPWSRRSQPARA; encoded by the exons ATGTCGGCCCATCAGTGCACCGCCCCCGCTCCTTGCCTCCCCAAATGGCCCCCCAGCCAAGGCCAGAGCCGCCTGCCCGCCTGCCTGGCCCAGTGCTGCCTCAGCCGGTCCAGCATGCTGGGCACCGCTATCCTGCTGCTGGCCCTGCTCCCAGGGATGACCACCTTGCCCAGCGAGTCAGCTG GTTCTCTGGGATCCCCAACTTCTTCGAAGTCCCAGCAGCCAG TGTCCCCGTTCCGCGCGGCGCCAGGGCCCAGGCTGCGCCGACCCCTTTTCAGTCTGGAGCTGTCGGACGCGGAGGACGCCTTCCCGCGCCGCGCGGGGCCGTTGGAGGTCCCGGCTGACAGCCGCGTGTTCGTGCAG GCGGCCCTGGCCCGTCCCTCCCCGCGCTGGGGCATGGCCCTGCACCGCTGCTGGGTGACACCATCCTCACGCCAGACCCCGGGCCCCGCCCTGGCGCTGCTGCGCGGGGGCTGTTCCGCTGACTCCTCGGTCACCTTCCCGCCACCGCGGCCGCTCCCAGGTGCCGCTCGCCCCGCGCGCTTCAGCTTCCGCCTGCGCCCGGTCTTCAACGCCTCTGTGCAGTTCCTGCACTGCCAGCTGAGCCGCTGCCGCCGCCTCCGGGGAGCCCGCCAGACGCCTGCGCCTCTGACGCTGTCTCCACCGTCGCCG tgtCTGCCTCGGGATGAGGCGTGCGCGGGCGCCGGCAGTGGCCGCGATGAGAGTCTGGGTGCCGACAGCCCTCACCTGCACACGCTGACGCAGCCCATCGTGGTCACGGTGCCGCGGCTGCCCCCCA GGCCACCCAAGGGCGTCCCCGGCAGAGCCGTGCGACCCGAGCCTCCCGCGCCGGCCCCGGGGGTCCTGGAGCCCGCGCCGGTGGTAGCACTTGTGTTGGCCGCCTTCGTGCTGGGCGCCGCTCTGGCCGCCGGGCTCGGCCTCGTCTGCGCTCACTCAGGTACCAACCTGCGTCCGCCGGGATCTCCGCCTGGCCCCCAGCCTATTCCCACGCGTCCGGACCCCTGGTCGCGG
- the TGFBR3L gene encoding transforming growth factor-beta receptor type 3-like protein isoform X4, whose protein sequence is MSAHQCTAPAPCLPKWPPSQGQSRLPACLAQCCLSRSSMLGTAILLLALLPGMTTLPSESAVSPFRAAPGPRLRRPLFSLELSDAEDAFPRRAGPLEVPADSRVFVQAALARPSPRWGMALHRCWVTPSSRQTPGPALALLRGGCSADSSVTFPPPRPLPGAARPARFSFRLRPVFNASVQFLHCQLSRCRRLRGARQTPAPLTLSPPSPCLPRDEACAGAGSGRDESLGADSPHLHTLTQPIVVTVPRLPPRPPKGVPGRAVRPEPPAPAPGVLEPAPVVALVLAAFVLGAALAAGLGLVCAHSGTNLRPPGSPPGPQPIPTRPDPWSRRSQPARA, encoded by the exons ATGTCGGCCCATCAGTGCACCGCCCCCGCTCCTTGCCTCCCCAAATGGCCCCCCAGCCAAGGCCAGAGCCGCCTGCCCGCCTGCCTGGCCCAGTGCTGCCTCAGCCGGTCCAGCATGCTGGGCACCGCTATCCTGCTGCTGGCCCTGCTCCCAGGGATGACCACCTTGCCCAGCGAGTCAGCTG TGTCCCCGTTCCGCGCGGCGCCAGGGCCCAGGCTGCGCCGACCCCTTTTCAGTCTGGAGCTGTCGGACGCGGAGGACGCCTTCCCGCGCCGCGCGGGGCCGTTGGAGGTCCCGGCTGACAGCCGCGTGTTCGTGCAG GCGGCCCTGGCCCGTCCCTCCCCGCGCTGGGGCATGGCCCTGCACCGCTGCTGGGTGACACCATCCTCACGCCAGACCCCGGGCCCCGCCCTGGCGCTGCTGCGCGGGGGCTGTTCCGCTGACTCCTCGGTCACCTTCCCGCCACCGCGGCCGCTCCCAGGTGCCGCTCGCCCCGCGCGCTTCAGCTTCCGCCTGCGCCCGGTCTTCAACGCCTCTGTGCAGTTCCTGCACTGCCAGCTGAGCCGCTGCCGCCGCCTCCGGGGAGCCCGCCAGACGCCTGCGCCTCTGACGCTGTCTCCACCGTCGCCG tgtCTGCCTCGGGATGAGGCGTGCGCGGGCGCCGGCAGTGGCCGCGATGAGAGTCTGGGTGCCGACAGCCCTCACCTGCACACGCTGACGCAGCCCATCGTGGTCACGGTGCCGCGGCTGCCCCCCA GGCCACCCAAGGGCGTCCCCGGCAGAGCCGTGCGACCCGAGCCTCCCGCGCCGGCCCCGGGGGTCCTGGAGCCCGCGCCGGTGGTAGCACTTGTGTTGGCCGCCTTCGTGCTGGGCGCCGCTCTGGCCGCCGGGCTCGGCCTCGTCTGCGCTCACTCAGGTACCAACCTGCGTCCGCCGGGATCTCCGCCTGGCCCCCAGCCTATTCCCACGCGTCCGGACCCCTGGTCGCGG
- the TGFBR3L gene encoding transforming growth factor-beta receptor type 3-like protein isoform X2 yields the protein MSAHQCTAPAPCLPKWPPSQGQSRLPACLAQCCLSRSSMLGTAILLLALLPGMTTLPSESAERQEWGQHPPPKRPCCDPRGAPGPRWMSEGFRLQKGRAFDLTQADPPPSVSPFRAAPGPRLRRPLFSLELSDAEDAFPRRAGPLEVPADSRVFVQAALARPSPRWGMALHRCWVTPSSRQTPGPALALLRGGCSADSSVTFPPPRPLPGAARPARFSFRLRPVFNASVQFLHCQLSRCRRLRGARQTPAPLTLSPPSPCLPRDEACAGAGSGRDESLGADSPHLHTLTQPIVVTVPRLPPRPPKGVPGRAVRPEPPAPAPGVLEPAPVVALVLAAFVLGAALAAGLGLVCAHSAPLPPGPPPTASPSGPPPSRPQ from the exons ATGTCGGCCCATCAGTGCACCGCCCCCGCTCCTTGCCTCCCCAAATGGCCCCCCAGCCAAGGCCAGAGCCGCCTGCCCGCCTGCCTGGCCCAGTGCTGCCTCAGCCGGTCCAGCATGCTGGGCACCGCTATCCTGCTGCTGGCCCTGCTCCCAGGGATGACCACCTTGCCCAGCGAGTCAGCTG AAAGGCAAGAATGGGGCCAGCACCCTCCCCCCAAACGGCCCTGCTGTGACCCCAGAGGAGCCCCTGGTCCTCGGTGGATGAGCGAGGGGTTCAGACTCCAGAAGGGGAGGGCCTTTGACCTCACCCAGGCTGACCCTCCACCATCAG TGTCCCCGTTCCGCGCGGCGCCAGGGCCCAGGCTGCGCCGACCCCTTTTCAGTCTGGAGCTGTCGGACGCGGAGGACGCCTTCCCGCGCCGCGCGGGGCCGTTGGAGGTCCCGGCTGACAGCCGCGTGTTCGTGCAG GCGGCCCTGGCCCGTCCCTCCCCGCGCTGGGGCATGGCCCTGCACCGCTGCTGGGTGACACCATCCTCACGCCAGACCCCGGGCCCCGCCCTGGCGCTGCTGCGCGGGGGCTGTTCCGCTGACTCCTCGGTCACCTTCCCGCCACCGCGGCCGCTCCCAGGTGCCGCTCGCCCCGCGCGCTTCAGCTTCCGCCTGCGCCCGGTCTTCAACGCCTCTGTGCAGTTCCTGCACTGCCAGCTGAGCCGCTGCCGCCGCCTCCGGGGAGCCCGCCAGACGCCTGCGCCTCTGACGCTGTCTCCACCGTCGCCG tgtCTGCCTCGGGATGAGGCGTGCGCGGGCGCCGGCAGTGGCCGCGATGAGAGTCTGGGTGCCGACAGCCCTCACCTGCACACGCTGACGCAGCCCATCGTGGTCACGGTGCCGCGGCTGCCCCCCA GGCCACCCAAGGGCGTCCCCGGCAGAGCCGTGCGACCCGAGCCTCCCGCGCCGGCCCCGGGGGTCCTGGAGCCCGCGCCGGTGGTAGCACTTGTGTTGGCCGCCTTCGTGCTGGGCGCCGCTCTGGCCGCCGGGCTCGGCCTCGTCTGCGCTCACTCAG